A stretch of the Actinoalloteichus fjordicus genome encodes the following:
- a CDS encoding GbsR/MarR family transcriptional regulator: MNQDTLHNTGPPQTPEERDPAEVARLLERLAIGFSSSGIPRMAARTFAAILIADDGRRTAAELAELLNAGAPAISGAVKHLTEIRMVIREREPGRRRDHYRIDDDMWGELLTRRSEWLLSWQEGARDGKKIMGPATPAGRRLAETEQFLTFIRAELPKLMRRWSEHLAALRKAEAG; encoded by the coding sequence ATGAATCAGGACACCCTGCACAACACCGGTCCACCCCAGACACCGGAGGAACGTGACCCCGCCGAGGTCGCCCGCCTCTTGGAGCGTCTCGCCATCGGTTTCTCGTCGAGCGGCATCCCCCGGATGGCGGCAAGGACGTTCGCGGCGATCCTGATCGCCGACGACGGTCGGCGCACCGCTGCGGAACTGGCCGAGCTGCTGAACGCGGGGGCGCCGGCAATCTCCGGTGCGGTCAAGCACCTCACCGAGATTCGGATGGTCATTCGCGAGCGTGAGCCGGGCAGGCGTCGGGACCACTACCGCATCGACGACGACATGTGGGGCGAGCTGCTCACGCGACGAAGCGAATGGCTGCTGTCCTGGCAGGAGGGTGCACGCGACGGCAAGAAGATCATGGGCCCCGCCACCCCGGCCGGACGACGCCTCGCCGAGACGGAGCAGTTCCTCACGTTCATCCGCGCCGAGCTGCCGAAGCTGATGCGACGGTGGTCGGAGCATCTGGCCGCTCTGCGCAAGGCCGAAGCGGGCTGA
- a CDS encoding ferredoxin: MQVEVDKDRCVGAGMCALTCPEVFDQDEEQGRVVLLQAAPDVERQDAVIEAAEVCPSGAITVHTE, encoded by the coding sequence ATGCAGGTCGAGGTCGACAAGGACCGTTGTGTCGGGGCGGGCATGTGCGCCCTGACCTGTCCGGAGGTGTTCGATCAGGACGAGGAGCAGGGTCGCGTGGTCCTGCTCCAGGCGGCGCCGGACGTGGAACGACAGGACGCCGTGATCGAAGCGGCGGAGGTCTGTCCCTCCGGGGCGATCACAGTCCACACCGAGTGA
- the fmt gene encoding methionyl-tRNA formyltransferase has protein sequence MRLVFAGTPEPALPALRTLIDSARHEVVAVVTRPDAPAGRGRRLLRSPVAALAEEHGIEVLTPTKAGDPDFLTRLTELAPDCAPVVAYGAMLPKAARAIPRHGWINLHFSLLPAWRGAAPVQASIRAGDEITGASTFRIVKELDAGPVFGVVTERIGRRDTAGELLGRLAESGAGLLSATLDGIEDGTVSAQEQPPADVSYAAKITVEDARLDFTLPALAVDRAARALTPEPGPWARFRDERLKLGPVLPVVFDDPLPPGRILVERKRVLVGTATDPVALGEVQAQGKRRMAATDWARGVRMEQGEELR, from the coding sequence ATGCGACTCGTCTTCGCGGGCACGCCGGAGCCCGCGCTCCCGGCGCTACGCACGCTGATCGACTCGGCACGTCATGAGGTCGTCGCGGTGGTGACCAGACCGGACGCCCCGGCGGGCCGAGGGCGGCGCCTGCTGCGCTCGCCGGTGGCCGCGCTGGCGGAGGAGCACGGCATCGAGGTGCTGACGCCGACGAAGGCGGGCGATCCCGACTTCCTGACACGGCTGACGGAACTGGCGCCGGACTGCGCCCCGGTGGTCGCCTACGGCGCCATGCTGCCGAAGGCCGCGCGGGCGATCCCGCGTCACGGCTGGATCAATCTGCACTTCTCCCTACTGCCTGCCTGGCGCGGCGCGGCGCCGGTTCAGGCGTCGATCCGTGCGGGCGACGAGATCACCGGGGCGAGCACGTTCCGGATCGTCAAGGAACTCGACGCGGGTCCGGTGTTCGGGGTGGTCACCGAGCGGATCGGCAGGCGTGACACCGCGGGCGAGCTGTTGGGCAGGCTCGCCGAGTCGGGTGCGGGTCTGCTGAGCGCCACCCTCGACGGCATCGAGGACGGCACGGTGTCGGCGCAGGAGCAGCCTCCCGCCGACGTCAGCTATGCGGCGAAGATCACCGTGGAGGACGCTCGGCTCGACTTCACCCTGCCCGCGCTCGCCGTCGACCGCGCGGCCAGGGCGCTGACGCCGGAGCCCGGCCCCTGGGCCCGGTTTCGGGACGAGCGACTCAAGCTCGGTCCCGTGCTGCCGGTGGTCTTCGACGATCCGTTGCCGCCGGGCCGCATTCTCGTCGAGCGCAAACGCGTGCTGGTCGGGACGGCGACCGACCCGGTGGCACTGGGTGAGGTACAGGCGCAGGGCAAACGTCGGATGGCGGCGACAGACTGGGCACGAGGGGTACGCATGGAGCAAGGCGAGGAGCTGCGATGA
- the def gene encoding peptide deformylase: protein MSVQPITFFGDPVLRTRAREVVDFDKALRALVQDLWDTMEQQGGAGIAAPQIGVGRRVFAYHCAGHAGHLVNPTVRLLGHDLDEEPEGCLSIPGMSRPCRRANRVLATGWNVHGEAVQVQGEGLLARCLQHEIDHLDGVLYIDRLSPDTAARVMRDIRQTAWFDGDDVSTEELSPALARRY, encoded by the coding sequence GTGTCCGTCCAGCCCATCACGTTCTTCGGTGATCCGGTGCTCCGCACCAGAGCTCGGGAGGTCGTCGACTTCGACAAGGCGCTGCGCGCCCTAGTCCAGGATCTGTGGGACACCATGGAGCAGCAGGGCGGCGCCGGGATCGCAGCGCCGCAGATCGGTGTGGGCCGCCGGGTCTTCGCCTATCACTGCGCAGGGCACGCCGGACATCTGGTCAATCCCACGGTGCGGCTGCTCGGGCACGATCTCGACGAGGAGCCGGAGGGCTGCCTGTCCATTCCCGGCATGAGCAGGCCGTGCAGGCGGGCGAATCGCGTGCTGGCGACCGGCTGGAACGTGCACGGCGAAGCGGTTCAGGTCCAGGGCGAGGGGCTGCTGGCCCGGTGCCTGCAACACGAGATCGATCACCTCGACGGCGTGCTCTATATCGATCGACTGTCCCCGGACACGGCAGCCCGCGTGATGCGGGACATCCGACAGACCGCCTGGTTCGACGGTGACGACGTCTCCACCGAGGAACTCTCACCCGCGCTGGCACGGAGGTACTAG
- a CDS encoding RsmB/NOP family class I SAM-dependent RNA methyltransferase, producing the protein MSPSPARRDRRGGPSGPPRGRQGPRRPPAQDSAREAALDALGAVREKDAYANLVLPRLLRDRRLTTRDAALATELTYGACRATGLLDTVLGECSDRPVDEIDGVVLDALRLGCYQLLRTRIPTHAAVSATVELVRGRAGSGAAGFANAVLRRVSERTEDEWMELLAPDATSDLVGHLALRHAHPRWVAEAFAAALGPAADELAEALAADDARPAVHLVARPGEISSAELAAVTGGDEAPYSPYGVRLEAGAGDPADLEPVRERLAGVQDEGSQLAALALTRPSVEGSDLRWLDLCAGPGGKAALLGALVGIDGGTLDAVEPAVHRADLIRSLVRGLPVTVHVGDGRDSGLQAGGFDRVLVDAPCTGLGALRRRPEARWRRRPSDVAELARLQSELLRAAFELVRPGGVVAYVVCSPHLAETVDVARQAAQREGVIQLDARPFFPDVPRLGDGPGVQLWPHRHGTDAMFCALFRRETPTTG; encoded by the coding sequence ATGAGCCCGTCACCCGCGCGAAGGGATCGCCGAGGCGGACCTTCCGGGCCGCCGCGCGGTCGGCAGGGGCCGCGGCGCCCGCCTGCGCAGGATTCGGCCAGGGAGGCCGCGTTGGACGCGCTCGGGGCGGTCCGAGAGAAGGACGCCTACGCGAACCTGGTGCTGCCGAGGCTGCTGCGGGACCGACGGCTGACGACCCGCGACGCGGCGCTGGCCACGGAGCTGACCTATGGCGCCTGCCGGGCCACCGGACTGTTGGACACGGTGCTCGGCGAATGCAGTGACCGGCCGGTCGACGAGATCGACGGTGTCGTCCTCGACGCCTTGCGGCTGGGCTGTTACCAGCTGCTGCGGACCCGGATTCCGACGCACGCGGCCGTGTCGGCCACGGTGGAGCTGGTGCGGGGTCGGGCGGGCAGCGGTGCCGCCGGGTTCGCCAACGCGGTGTTGCGGCGGGTCTCGGAGCGAACCGAGGACGAATGGATGGAGTTGCTCGCCCCGGACGCGACATCGGACCTGGTCGGGCATCTGGCCCTGCGTCACGCGCACCCGAGGTGGGTCGCGGAGGCTTTCGCTGCTGCGCTCGGCCCGGCAGCGGACGAACTCGCCGAGGCGCTGGCCGCCGACGACGCACGACCGGCCGTCCACCTGGTCGCCCGCCCTGGCGAGATCAGCTCGGCCGAGCTGGCCGCAGTCACCGGAGGTGATGAGGCCCCCTACTCCCCGTATGGAGTGCGGCTGGAAGCGGGCGCGGGCGACCCTGCCGACCTGGAACCGGTCCGGGAGCGCCTCGCCGGTGTGCAGGACGAGGGCAGCCAGCTCGCCGCGCTGGCGTTGACCAGGCCGTCGGTCGAGGGCTCGGATCTCCGCTGGCTCGACCTGTGCGCCGGGCCAGGTGGGAAGGCCGCGCTGCTAGGTGCACTGGTTGGTATCGACGGCGGCACCCTGGATGCCGTGGAACCGGCCGTGCACCGGGCCGATCTGATCCGCTCGCTGGTCCGTGGGCTGCCGGTCACCGTGCACGTCGGGGACGGTCGCGACAGCGGGCTGCAGGCGGGCGGCTTCGACCGGGTGCTGGTCGATGCTCCGTGCACCGGGCTCGGCGCGTTGCGGCGCAGGCCGGAGGCTCGCTGGCGGCGCAGGCCGTCGGACGTCGCGGAGCTGGCCCGGTTGCAGAGCGAGCTGCTCCGCGCGGCATTCGAGCTGGTGCGGCCCGGCGGGGTGGTGGCCTATGTCGTGTGCTCGCCGCATTTGGCGGAGACGGTCGACGTGGCGAGACAGGCAGCACAGCGCGAGGGTGTGATCCAGCTCGACGCGAGGCCGTTCTTCCCGGACGTCCCACGGCTCGGCGACGGTCCCGGTGTCCAGCTCTGGCCACATCGCCACGGGACCGACGCCATGTTCTGCGCGCTGTTCCGCCGCGAGACCCCGACGACCGGCTGA
- a CDS encoding class I SAM-dependent methyltransferase produces the protein MRSVRVVLEDRRIHPVDPLPDLPPETAEEFYGGMAAAWSETGLVLDVGTGSGLVAAELVRRGVPVVTSDVVDRRGPTCPNVPFLLADATALPLRSGSVAGVHIARVLHHVMDWSGAVGEATRVLRPAGVLCLDLGGGRAPDPIEELLDDLRRRAAEVGVLPPAAGNGLNSADQVDEVARRELTRAGDVVVDYAVERTPRAAAQSAVDDPDRWAPGTDLRPLAGLLDDLLADTGLDPDRPLRQARTARYRVYRRPG, from the coding sequence ATGAGATCGGTTCGCGTGGTTCTGGAAGATCGTCGGATTCATCCGGTCGACCCGCTGCCGGATCTGCCGCCCGAGACGGCCGAGGAGTTCTACGGGGGCATGGCGGCGGCCTGGTCGGAGACGGGCCTGGTGCTCGACGTGGGCACCGGTTCCGGCCTGGTCGCCGCCGAACTCGTCCGGCGAGGCGTGCCCGTGGTGACCTCGGACGTCGTGGACCGACGCGGTCCGACCTGTCCGAACGTGCCGTTCCTGCTGGCCGACGCCACCGCGCTGCCCCTGCGCAGCGGGTCGGTGGCGGGAGTGCACATCGCCAGGGTTCTGCACCATGTCATGGACTGGAGTGGGGCGGTCGGGGAGGCGACCAGGGTGCTCAGACCCGCCGGGGTGCTGTGTCTCGATCTGGGCGGCGGCCGCGCCCCCGACCCGATCGAGGAACTCCTCGACGACCTGCGTCGTCGCGCCGCCGAGGTCGGGGTACTGCCGCCTGCGGCGGGCAATGGCCTGAACTCCGCGGACCAGGTCGACGAGGTCGCACGGCGTGAGCTGACCCGCGCGGGCGACGTGGTCGTCGACTACGCGGTGGAGCGGACCCCCCGCGCCGCAGCGCAGTCCGCCGTCGACGACCCCGATCGCTGGGCGCCGGGCACCGATCTCCGTCCGCTGGCGGGGCTGCTCGACGACCTCCTCGCGGACACCGGACTGGACCCGGATCGGCCCTTGCGGCAGGCCAGGACCGCCCGCTACCGGGTGTACCGGCGCCCCGGCTGA
- a CDS encoding RNA polymerase sigma factor has protein sequence MPAEQIPLAALADAALWQRSAQGDHAAFGALFERHSEAVWNHAYRLTASWSTAEDLTSSTFLAAWHRRADMRLTRESALPWLFTVAGNLARTEFRGRSRLRRALSRLGGDREPVTDHAERVEDRLDGEDRLRRVLAAVDRLPRAEREAVQLCLLGELSTAEAADALGIAEVSLRSRISRARSRLRALLALEAR, from the coding sequence TTGCCTGCCGAGCAGATTCCCCTCGCCGCGCTCGCCGACGCTGCGCTGTGGCAGCGTTCGGCGCAAGGCGACCACGCGGCCTTCGGCGCGCTGTTCGAACGCCATTCCGAGGCGGTGTGGAATCACGCCTATCGCCTGACCGCATCGTGGAGCACCGCCGAGGACCTGACCTCCTCGACGTTCCTCGCCGCGTGGCATCGACGTGCCGACATGCGGTTGACGCGAGAGAGCGCCCTGCCCTGGCTGTTCACCGTCGCGGGCAACCTCGCCCGCACCGAGTTCCGGGGCAGAAGCAGGCTCCGCCGAGCGCTGAGTCGGCTGGGCGGCGACCGGGAACCGGTCACCGACCACGCCGAGCGGGTCGAGGACCGACTCGACGGCGAGGACAGGCTGCGGCGCGTCCTGGCGGCCGTCGACCGGCTGCCTCGGGCGGAACGAGAGGCGGTCCAGCTCTGTCTGCTGGGCGAGCTCTCGACCGCCGAGGCGGCCGATGCGCTCGGCATCGCCGAGGTCTCCCTCCGATCCCGTATCTCGCGTGCCCGCTCCCGGCTGCGCGCGCTGCTCGCCCTGGAGGCACGATGA
- a CDS encoding primosomal protein N' produces MARSTTPRRGEWQRASAASVAKVCVNLPLAHLDHTFDYRVPAHLDEQAQPGVRVRLRFAGQLVDGFLLDRIEESDFDGKLLWIDKVISPEPVLSTEIATLARAVADRYAGTLTDVLRLAIPPRHAAVEKEDRPCAADPPPRPDVAGWRRYQHGEQLIGALHAGKPARAVWQALPGEDWPARFAEAAASVAATGRGVVIVVPDQRDLLRVAAACTTLCGADQVAALSAGLGPARRYRRWLAVRRGTARIVVGTRSSAFAPVADPGLFIVWDDGDDVHSDPHAPYPHTREVLALRAHLIGAGMIVAGFPRTAEAQLLVETRWAHEVIATRAVVRATAPRVVAVGASAEQEARDPAAHSARLPGIAFEAARAALGAEAPVLVQVPRRGYVPTLACGQCRSRARCRRCAGPLALPGSADGMPRPAACHWCGATEAGFRCPDCGSRRLRAVVVGAGRTAEELGRAFPGVVVRTSGGSDVLDTIPAGPALVVCTPGAEPLAPTGYGAALLLDGWALLTRPDLRAEEEALRRWLSAAALVRSAEAGGRVVVMAESSLAPVQALVWWDPVRHATAELAGRRELGFPPAARMAALDAVPQAVEQVQGLLRLPEGAEVLGPVPLGEVDADGGAVRERLLLRAPRSQGRALAASVAEALAIRTARREPDPVRVRVDPLDLI; encoded by the coding sequence ATGGCACGGTCGACGACCCCGCGACGCGGGGAATGGCAGCGAGCCTCGGCCGCCTCGGTCGCCAAGGTGTGCGTGAACCTTCCGCTGGCCCACCTCGACCACACCTTCGACTACCGAGTGCCCGCCCACCTTGACGAGCAGGCGCAGCCCGGTGTCCGGGTTCGCCTGCGATTCGCGGGGCAGCTCGTCGACGGATTCCTGCTCGACAGAATCGAGGAGTCGGACTTCGACGGGAAGCTGCTCTGGATCGACAAGGTCATCTCCCCGGAACCGGTGCTCAGCACGGAGATCGCGACGTTGGCCAGAGCGGTCGCGGACCGATACGCGGGCACTTTGACCGACGTACTCCGGCTCGCCATACCACCGCGTCACGCGGCGGTGGAGAAGGAGGACCGGCCGTGCGCCGCCGACCCGCCGCCGCGCCCCGACGTCGCGGGCTGGCGGCGTTATCAGCACGGTGAACAGCTCATCGGCGCACTCCATGCCGGGAAGCCCGCACGGGCCGTCTGGCAGGCGCTGCCCGGCGAGGACTGGCCCGCCCGATTCGCCGAGGCGGCCGCCTCGGTCGCCGCGACCGGCCGGGGCGTCGTCATCGTGGTCCCCGACCAGCGAGACCTCCTGCGGGTGGCCGCCGCCTGCACGACGCTCTGCGGAGCGGACCAGGTCGCCGCGCTGTCCGCAGGACTCGGCCCGGCCCGGCGCTATCGACGTTGGCTCGCCGTGCGACGCGGTACCGCCCGCATCGTGGTCGGCACCAGATCCTCGGCCTTCGCACCGGTCGCCGATCCCGGACTGTTCATCGTGTGGGACGACGGCGACGACGTGCACTCCGATCCCCATGCGCCGTATCCGCACACCCGTGAGGTGCTGGCCCTACGTGCCCACCTCATCGGCGCCGGGATGATCGTCGCGGGCTTCCCCCGCACCGCCGAGGCGCAGCTGCTGGTGGAGACCCGCTGGGCGCACGAGGTCATCGCGACCCGGGCCGTGGTTCGTGCCACTGCACCACGAGTGGTGGCGGTCGGCGCCAGCGCCGAGCAGGAGGCCCGCGATCCGGCGGCGCACAGCGCCCGCCTGCCCGGCATCGCCTTCGAAGCGGCCAGAGCAGCCCTGGGTGCCGAGGCCCCCGTGCTGGTCCAGGTCCCTCGACGTGGCTACGTCCCGACCCTGGCCTGTGGACAGTGCCGGTCCCGCGCGCGGTGCAGGCGTTGCGCCGGACCGCTGGCTCTGCCCGGCTCGGCCGACGGGATGCCACGGCCCGCCGCCTGCCACTGGTGCGGTGCGACCGAGGCGGGCTTCCGTTGTCCCGACTGCGGATCGCGTCGGCTGCGTGCCGTCGTCGTCGGTGCCGGGCGGACTGCGGAAGAACTGGGACGAGCCTTTCCCGGTGTCGTCGTGCGAACCTCCGGCGGCTCGGACGTGCTCGACACGATCCCGGCAGGCCCCGCCCTGGTGGTGTGCACGCCGGGGGCCGAGCCGTTGGCGCCGACGGGATACGGCGCCGCATTGCTGCTGGACGGCTGGGCACTGCTGACCCGGCCCGATCTGCGTGCCGAGGAGGAGGCACTGCGACGGTGGCTGTCGGCCGCAGCCTTGGTGCGGTCCGCCGAGGCGGGCGGGCGGGTGGTCGTCATGGCCGAGTCCTCGCTGGCCCCGGTGCAGGCGCTCGTCTGGTGGGACCCGGTCCGACACGCGACCGCCGAACTCGCAGGCAGGCGGGAACTCGGCTTTCCGCCTGCGGCGCGGATGGCCGCTCTCGACGCCGTCCCGCAGGCCGTCGAGCAGGTGCAGGGACTGCTGCGTCTTCCCGAGGGAGCCGAGGTGCTCGGCCCGGTCCCGCTGGGCGAGGTGGACGCCGACGGCGGTGCGGTGCGGGAGCGGCTGCTGCTGCGGGCGCCCCGCAGCCAGGGACGTGCCCTCGCCGCCTCGGTCGCCGAGGCGCTCGCCATCCGCACCGCACGGAGGGAACCGGACCCCGTTCGAGTACGAGTCGACCCGCTCGACCTCATTTGA
- the metK gene encoding methionine adenosyltransferase, whose translation MEIHVSQHARRLFTSESVTEGHPDKICDAISDSILDALLSKDPRSRVAVETMVTTGQVHVAGEVTTDAYADIPTIVREVILGIGYDSSAKGFDGHSCGVNVAIGAQSPDIAQGVDTAHERRVEGLEDEIAQQGAGDQGLMFGYACSDTPELMPLPIALAHRLSRRLTAVRKNGELPYLRPDGKTQVTIEYAGDQPVRLDTVVVSTQHAADIDLDRMLGVDVRSKVVDPEIADLGIDVSDVRLLVNPTGRFVIGGPMGDAGLTGRKIIVDTYGGMSRHGGGAFSGKDPSKVDRSAAYAMRWVAKNVVAAGLATRVEVQVAYAIGKAAPVGLFVETFGTETVDPLKIQAAIAEVFDLRPGAIIRDLDLLRPIYAQTSAYGHFGRTDCDLPWERTDRADALRSIAGS comes from the coding sequence CGTTGCTGAGCAAGGACCCGCGTTCGCGAGTGGCCGTCGAGACGATGGTCACCACCGGGCAGGTGCACGTGGCCGGTGAGGTGACCACCGACGCCTACGCCGACATCCCGACCATCGTCCGCGAGGTCATCCTCGGCATCGGATACGACTCCTCGGCGAAGGGCTTCGACGGCCACTCGTGCGGGGTCAACGTCGCCATCGGTGCTCAGTCGCCCGACATCGCCCAGGGCGTCGACACGGCACACGAACGCCGCGTCGAGGGCCTGGAGGACGAGATCGCCCAGCAGGGCGCGGGCGACCAGGGCCTGATGTTCGGCTATGCCTGCTCAGACACCCCCGAGCTGATGCCGCTGCCCATCGCGTTGGCCCATCGGCTGTCCCGGCGTCTGACGGCCGTGCGCAAGAACGGCGAGCTGCCCTACCTTCGCCCGGACGGCAAGACTCAGGTGACCATCGAGTACGCGGGCGACCAGCCGGTTCGCCTTGACACGGTGGTGGTCTCCACGCAGCACGCGGCCGACATCGACCTGGACCGCATGCTCGGCGTCGACGTCCGGTCCAAGGTCGTCGACCCGGAGATCGCCGATCTCGGTATCGACGTCTCCGACGTCCGGCTTCTGGTCAACCCGACCGGACGGTTCGTCATCGGGGGCCCGATGGGCGATGCGGGGCTGACCGGGCGCAAGATCATCGTTGACACCTACGGCGGGATGTCCCGGCACGGCGGTGGCGCGTTCTCTGGCAAGGACCCGTCCAAGGTCGACCGCTCGGCCGCGTACGCGATGCGGTGGGTCGCCAAGAACGTGGTGGCGGCGGGCCTGGCGACCAGGGTGGAGGTCCAGGTGGCCTACGCCATCGGCAAGGCGGCGCCGGTCGGCCTGTTCGTCGAGACCTTCGGCACCGAGACGGTCGATCCGCTGAAGATCCAGGCGGCGATCGCCGAGGTGTTCGACCTGCGGCCTGGCGCGATCATCCGCGATCTCGACCTGCTGCGCCCGATCTACGCGCAGACCTCGGCCTACGGCCACTTCGGCCGGACGGACTGCGATCTGCCTTGGGAGCGCACGGATCGGGCCGATGCGCTGCGGTCCATCGCGGGGTCCTGA
- a CDS encoding cytochrome P450 produces the protein MTEAVDRPATLTLPTTRDHPFDPPAELLRLRAERPMHPLAFPDGHQGWLVTDYTLIRAIMADPRFSSRQELRHVPFDHPLGKTLPPPAEPGTFIRMDAPEHTRYRSELTAQFTVRRMRALEPRITEIVESHAQAMREQGRPADLVSSFALPIPSRVICELLGVSYDQREVFQEATRDLLQLQGTPEKFAAAFTSIEEFLTELILVKRAAPTDDILGGLITDTELTDLELRNIAVVLLIAGHETTANMLGLGALALLRNPDQLALLRADPTLIDGAVEELLRYLSIIQFGAIRAALEDVELGGETITAGQTLVLSLPAANRDPERFADPDRLDVTRDSVRHLSFGHGIHQCLGQQLARVEMRVGFSTLLREFPDLRLAVEPHEVPLRTDMAIYGVHSLPVTW, from the coding sequence ATGACTGAGGCTGTCGACCGACCCGCCACGCTGACCCTGCCGACCACGCGAGACCACCCCTTCGATCCGCCCGCCGAGCTGTTACGGCTGCGGGCGGAGCGGCCGATGCACCCGTTGGCCTTCCCGGACGGCCATCAGGGCTGGCTGGTCACCGACTACACGCTGATCCGCGCGATCATGGCTGACCCGAGATTCAGCTCCAGGCAAGAACTGCGACACGTCCCCTTCGATCATCCGTTGGGCAAGACCCTGCCGCCGCCTGCGGAACCGGGAACATTCATCCGGATGGACGCGCCGGAGCACACCCGGTACCGCAGTGAGCTGACGGCGCAGTTCACCGTGCGGCGGATGCGTGCCCTGGAGCCGCGGATCACCGAGATCGTCGAGTCACACGCCCAGGCGATGCGCGAGCAGGGCCGGCCTGCGGATCTGGTGTCGTCCTTCGCGCTGCCGATCCCCTCCCGGGTGATCTGCGAACTACTCGGGGTCTCCTACGACCAGCGTGAGGTGTTCCAGGAGGCGACGCGTGACCTCCTGCAACTGCAGGGAACGCCGGAGAAGTTCGCTGCCGCGTTCACGAGCATCGAGGAATTCTTGACAGAATTGATCCTTGTCAAGCGCGCCGCTCCGACCGACGACATCCTCGGCGGGCTGATCACCGACACCGAACTCACCGACCTGGAACTGCGGAACATCGCCGTCGTGCTCTTGATCGCCGGGCACGAGACCACTGCGAACATGCTCGGTCTCGGCGCCTTGGCGCTGCTGCGCAATCCCGATCAACTGGCACTCCTGCGCGCCGATCCGACGTTGATCGACGGTGCGGTCGAGGAACTGCTCCGATACTTGTCGATCATCCAGTTCGGTGCGATTCGCGCCGCGTTGGAGGATGTCGAACTCGGCGGGGAGACCATCACGGCAGGGCAGACGCTCGTCCTCTCGCTCCCAGCGGCGAACCGCGACCCCGAGAGGTTCGCCGACCCGGACCGACTCGACGTGACCAGGGACTCGGTTCGCCACCTGTCCTTCGGCCATGGCATCCACCAGTGCCTCGGGCAGCAGCTCGCCCGCGTGGAGATGCGGGTTGGTTTCAGTACGCTGCTGCGCGAGTTCCCCGACTTGCGGCTGGCTGTGGAGCCCCACGAGGTGCCGCTGCGTACCGACATGGCCATCTACGGCGTGCACAGCCTGCCGGTGACCTGGTAG
- the mmuM gene encoding homocysteine S-methyltransferase: MLGEPWLSSGRPVVLDGGLATELERRGHDLSGALWSARLLRDAPEEIVAAHRAFFLAGAQVAITASYQASLPGLAAAGVDRAEAAALLSSSVALARRARDEIVAGRLTRSAASSSQDSRDVACPVDGGRIDPAATRHRGAAARSNSVDHGGTQAEARAPGERTADRGEAEQRLLVAASIGPYGAYLADGSEYRGRYGLTVGQLRAFHRPRLRLLAETAPDLLAIETIPDVDEAAAVLAELDGLGLPAWLTFTSTGMHTRAGQPLAEAFAMVRGRADVVAVGVNCASPVGVAEVVRLAAECSGKPVVVYPDGGEVWNASERAWAGPGRFRPGDVRDWIAAGARLVGGCCRVRPAEIAALAAEVDACT; this comes from the coding sequence GTGCTCGGTGAGCCGTGGCTCAGCAGCGGCAGGCCCGTCGTCTTGGACGGCGGGCTTGCCACCGAGCTGGAGCGCAGGGGACATGACCTCTCCGGTGCCCTGTGGTCGGCGCGTCTCCTGCGGGACGCCCCCGAGGAGATCGTGGCCGCCCATCGCGCCTTCTTTCTCGCAGGCGCACAGGTGGCCATCACGGCGAGCTACCAGGCGAGCCTGCCGGGCTTGGCGGCGGCGGGCGTCGACCGGGCCGAGGCCGCCGCGCTGCTGTCCTCCAGCGTCGCACTCGCCCGACGGGCCCGAGACGAGATCGTGGCCGGACGACTGACCCGGTCGGCGGCTTCGTCGTCCCAGGACTCCCGAGACGTCGCCTGCCCCGTCGATGGTGGCCGGATCGACCCGGCCGCGACCCGGCATCGCGGCGCGGCCGCGCGGTCGAACTCGGTCGACCACGGTGGGACGCAGGCAGAAGCGCGAGCGCCGGGGGAGCGGACCGCCGACCGTGGGGAAGCGGAGCAGCGGCTCCTGGTCGCCGCCTCGATCGGCCCCTATGGCGCGTACCTGGCCGACGGCTCGGAATACCGAGGCCGGTATGGCCTGACCGTCGGTCAGCTTCGAGCCTTCCACCGACCCCGCCTCCGGCTGCTGGCCGAGACAGCGCCGGACCTGCTCGCGATCGAGACCATTCCCGACGTCGACGAGGCTGCGGCCGTGCTCGCCGAACTCGACGGGCTGGGGCTGCCCGCCTGGCTGACCTTCACCTCCACCGGGATGCACACCAGGGCAGGCCAGCCCCTGGCCGAGGCCTTCGCGATGGTGCGGGGCCGAGCAGACGTCGTGGCCGTGGGGGTGAACTGTGCCAGCCCGGTCGGCGTTGCCGAGGTGGTGCGACTCGCCGCCGAGTGCAGCGGTAAACCGGTGGTGGTCTACCCCGACGGCGGTGAGGTCTGGAATGCCTCGGAGCGGGCCTGGGCCGGACCCGGCCGGTTTCGTCCCGGCGACGTCCGCGACTGGATCGCAGCGGGTGCCCGCCTGGTCGGCGGCTGCTGCCGCGTCCGACCCGCCGAGATCGCGGCGCTGGCGGCCGAGGTCGACGCCTGCACGTGA